The DNA region AGTACATAAAGATGTCATTATCGAGTCATGCTCTCAGTGAGGGCAAGTGTGTCATCACTGCCAGGCCTGGACTAAAAGGAATTAGCTCCCACTTATAGCCACTGCTTAGCCATGCTGCCCATAAAATGTCCACTGCTACAAACGGAGGTAAGAGAATGACATTCAACACCTCAGCAGGGGTCATAACAGCAGAATCACGGGTGACCACAgtgaaaatacagtaacttACCGAACAAAGGAACTGGGCCTGGTGACAGTCACCCACTTTCATGGTCATCAGTCTTATCAGCCCAAAGCGCCCATGACTGAAAGGTATCAGCACACACCTCCCTCAGTAAGGCTGCACCTATACAAAGAGAAGCACATTGCCATGTAATTGTCAGGGTCAATCATGCCCTTGCCTTCACTCAAAAGGCTGAGTGAATCAACCAGATTAAAAGGTGAGATGCCTGAAGTGTCCAGATCGCTACATGTCCACAGGCCCCCGGTTGAAGACGCATGTCCTTTTACCACAATGTTGCTGTATCAGTCACCGTCAAACTGAACAGCGACCGTCGGCAGAAGAGTCACTTTCGGCTCCCCTTTGACACCGCCAGCTACAGGATACAGCTAGAGAGCCTTCCAACAGAGCCAGAACACGCACTGCACAAGGCCCTCTACACACGCGAGGACTGCGAAGTCAAGGTGAGGGCTCAAGTCCCAGCTGGGACTCTGGGGATGCATCCTTGACCATTGTACTTCCAAGGATACAAGATCAATTGGTCCCAATTGCCTGGCTGCATAAGCAAGTACTCCTATAAAGCAATGGCCAATAGACACCCCCCATCTAAGGACTTTTTGGCTGGTGTAATTAAAACCCTCACATCACAATAAACCACATTTTCAAAGGCTCTTACCTGCATCACTGTGGCTCCGCAGCCTGACTATACAACAAGATGACCAGGGACTGATAATCCCACATCGCAGGTCTCAAAGAtccctgataaaaaaaaaatattcccgttaaaaaaaaaagagaatcatTGACTGGCTAAGATGCAGCATTCAGGTGGGAAATTCTGAAGGATACAATTAGGTCTACAATACAGGAAATCTTAAAATGTTATGACAAAGTGAAGTGTCCTTTTCCAGTATGTTGCTGGTCAGTTACAAAAACTGAGCAGCGACCGTCAGGCAAAAGGTTCACTATTGGCTCCTTTTTGACCGCGTCATCTACGGAGAAAGACTGACACGGCTTCGATCAGGGCCGGAGAGACGAGCTCACAACATCGGGAAGCCCCGATCTCAGGCCGTAACAAATATCCGACCTGCCGCATTAACCCACCGGACAGCTGGGAACCCAAACCTCCCCACTGTGACAGCTGTCGCGTCCGGTAACGTACCAATTTCAGCATCCTCTGGTAACCTTCACCCTCATCCGTAATGCATAGCGCTCTAGGAGACTTCCCAGGGTCCTTAATGATACAGGCAGCTCCTACGAGCTTGTTTCGATAGATAAAAAAGGAACCCgcagtgtgtgcatgtttatcGGTATATTTTAAAAACGATCGCTAGGGATCAATGTAAAATCcgggggcggagcggtggctctgtgggtaaggatctgcgcctgtggctggaaggttgccggttcaaatcccgcagctggtagaggaatcctactctgttgggcccctgaacaaggcccttaaccctaactgctccaggggcgctgtacaatggctgaccctgcgctctgaccccaggctctctccctgtctgtgtgtctcatggacagcaagctggggtatgcgaaaagatcattcctaatacaagaaagtgtaaagggttaataagtTCAGgagggtagctgcatcagcatgcgtaggccgcaaaggaacaataggtttattccatgctgaaaagaaaaaaataacgttTAGGCTGTGCACCCcaaaaaggctccacagtcgaaacgttgttttctttcttctcctttcagcatggaataaatgtgaaaaaaatactgGTTGCCGCGTGATTGAGATCTTGAGTTCACTTCACCCAAAGGCCATGTGCATCTTTCGTCCTTACGAGTTACATATAAAATGACTTATTCGTGCAGGATGAGAATAATCAGGGGTGTTGAGATAGGAGGAGGGGGTGCAGATTTCCAGGGGATACTGAACTGGATACGACACCAGTACTCCCAATACGTCCTCGCTTTTCGGTTTTGAGATCACGACGGCCACGATTTAGTGCATTACTGCATTGATATTTCCGACAAGACTTTAGAAAGTGAGCATATTTTCTAGACAAACGGTTATACAACGTGAGGgggatacaaaaaaataatctgagAAGGCAAAGCTGAATCCAGCACGTGAATGACTACAGCGCCACACTATGCAAAATGCACCCAGATATATTCCACAGAACATGCAGAAGATATTAAAAGACAAATTGCAGCAAAGTGTCTCCCAAGTTTATATTTAGTGGCCAAAACCGACAGCTTTTAGAAGACATACAAAGCAATCATGGGACACTTGTACCTGCTCATCTTTTTACAAAATTAATGCGATTCTTCAACAAATACATACTGGTGACTTACCCTTATAGAGAAAGGAACATAACTATAAAGAAACAATCTTATATAAGCTCATAACACGCACGATGATCGCAGATTACGCACGCATACTTTCACAAAGTCACTCACCATGTCGCCTACGATGCAGCAAGAAGGAAGAAGGAGAGCCTTCCGTTCCTTTTAAAGCGTGAATTCCGGGGCTTTTCCCTCGTTCTGATTGGTCCACCGGTTACATCCTGTCACGGTGCCTGATGGGAAACGTAGTTTTTTATGATCTCATGAGCTCCATacttgtgtgtgtgcatgtgtaggGTGGAGGTTACGCAATATACCATACAACCCATTATTGTTAGTGGGTTTTCGCAACACGAGTACAACCGATGCGCAGGAAGTTCAGCCATGTGTGCCATTTTCTTTCTAAGAGCTTTTTTATCCGCCcgttttttttaactagaaGCGTCTCACCAAATGACAGAAAACATGAATCATAGTTGCAACAAATACACGAagctgaaaacaattaaaaagggCATTCATACTTTTTAGAGTTTGAATTTGATCTTACAATGTTGAAAGTATGTAATATTGTGGTAGCATAAAAATCAACACGTAACtagtttaaatatacatttataactgttgttgttgttgttgtagcgGTGGTGGGAAATCAATAGTGTAATAGCTTCTCCCATCTTCTTGACAAGCTGGATCAATTTCGGCTGAACACACGTTATTTGAACTGTGCGGATTCGCACTCTTCCGCTGCAGCTGCGCAGTGGCCGGCCGGTCTCTGGGGTGGCTGTGTGTTACTTAGCAGCAGAAGTTTAATCATGGTGCTGGCAGTTGCTGGAGCTGAGTGACGGATAAATGTTCAAGTCTTTGCCTTTCGGCAGCTGGCTCCGCGCCTCCGGAGGAGACGGCCAGTCGGGGTCGGGGGGAGAGACTGTCCCGGGGGATGTCTCGGTGGATGAGCAGAGGAGCGGCGGAACAGCCGCCGGAGAGGCGCAGAAGGAACCGAGGGCGATCGGAAGTAAGAAATCCCGTTACACTTTAGCTCGATAGCAGATCGCTTGGTGTTACATAACCACAGTTCTGTCTAAGCTAGTTAACATACACGACACATCATAAAAGCATCTAGACTGAAACATAAAGCATCATAAAGCATCTAGACTGAAACTTTGGTTGGGAACCGTCGGCATAAATAACTtcagcacagatactgtacagtaggtgtgtacACATATTTTCACCATTATGAAAGAGACTTTGTTGACCGTGAGTTATCAAACGAAACAACAAATCTCTGCTGCAAATaaaaccttttcaaaatgttctcTGTATGTGCCTTTGAGTGAAGAAACACGGCTTCAGTTGTAGGTGTCTTTGAAGGAAATCCTGAAAGTAGGAAGGAGAAATCCGGGAAATGCAATCTGGCGAAGACTTTGTGAGAAAAAATAGGATTCGTCTGTTTTAACTGTTTCGGGTTAATGGTTGTTCGAAGACTTTTCCCTTTACCTGAcggtgtttttgtatttttttaaatcgttTTCCAAAACTATTTTGTAGAGTGCAGAAAGAGATCCAGATGAATTCAGCCAAATTGCCACCACATACTGCACCCAGATCACAGCAGCTGAGGGAGACTGAGGCTGCTTAATACTGAGGAGGGGTTTTTGCAGGTGGTGTTGTGGATCAGTAGGTGGTAATTTGCACTCTGGTTCAGAACATCCCAAACCAATATCCCAGTACCAGGATACTGGAAACCAGGGACACTGGGCTGTAGCAAACATCCTTCAgctgagatgttaaactgaggtcctgactgctTGGTCATTCAAAATACCTTTGCATTATTCCTAACAGTAGGgatgttaaccctggtgtcctggctaaattccactctgggatTGCACAGCCTGGGCTCCCTAAATGTCCTCTTATTCCAATAGGTGAAGTCATTTCTCACTATTCCACCTGCAGTGGAGTGGGGCTGTAGGTGGCTCAGCATGGCTGCTGCACATCACCAAGTGCAGCACATCAGTGTTGGTAAAGTGGTAAGGCACcttgggatgaaaagcactatatcaaTGCAGTTAATTCATCTTATCACCTTTTATTGCAACCCCCAGTCTTCCATGCCGACAATACGCATGACAGGAAAGTGCTGTTTTTCAGTGCTGTGTACTAGACAGTGGAGATGTTGTGCTAGACAGCTCGTTCTGCTTTAACGGACTCCTCCCTCTGACCTTTGGTTTTGGATCTTGTTGTCCTCTCTCCACAGCCTACCTGTTCAGTGCAGCCGCCTTAGCCTCCAGGAAGGTGGCAGAGACAGCCCAGAATCTCCGCAGATCTGTGGAGGGACATCCGATCATAGACAGGGCGAGTAGAGAGATCCCCTCGCTGCTTCAGCCGTGCACGCTCACAGACGCATGGGGGAAACTGCAGAAAATACTTCTACCATAAAACGTTGTTTCCTCAGGTTGTGTCTCTGTATGTGATCAAGAAGGGCTTATGGTTGTACACTGCCTGCATTCTCCTTGCGTTTCCCTTGGTGCACCCCAAGTCAAAGAGTTCAATTCAGACTCAGTTGTAGTTTTAGTGCAAAAGTAACAGGCTTTGGAGATCTGATGTGGTGCGTGCACAGAGAGATATTGACAGCAGCAGGCTACTTCTGTAATGGCTGCTGTATAGATACTGCGTTTGCCTTTGACTTGGGAGTACTGTATTTCAACAGCTGGAAATTTGCATTTTCTTATACCCATTTTGGTTGTGTTGCGGTGTTTGTCTTTCAGACGATACTGGGGGATTTTAAGAAGGAGCAGGAGAGGTTCctacaagaaaaacaacaaaccaaagTAGGTAAGCTTGGACACCACTCCATGAGGCCACCCCGGGACAAGAACCGCCTGTTTGTCTCATGAGGACTTACCTTCTTCTAGCTCGTTTCTAGCATTGGAAAAGCACGGCTTTACAGCTTTACAGACCCAGGTAGGACTAGATGTTGATGCGTGTTCCTACTCAGGATTAGAATTTAGAAATGGGTAAatattttttggggaaaaaagctttAGTTTCCTTGCGAGCCATGAATTTCAGGGAGAAGAAGTGTGTGACTACAGGACAGCAGATTCTTATGTCAGTGAGGCCTGTGTCTGTGAAGAGTCCTGGGTCCTGTGTTTTTCAGAGGCTGCCGTCCCTCCCTGGTCTGGATGCAGTGACGAAGAGACTGTTAAACAGCAGATCCTGGCTTTGTCCCTAGTAAGTTCTCAGATACACTAGCAGGTGTAGCCGTACGTTTAAGTAATAATCATAATTTTCTATCTAGTGAGCATGTGTTCATCCTTAAACATACGACTACCTTGCAGCCAGGCTCTTTGCTCTTTTTCCTGACATGTTTCTCGCTCGGTCTCCATATTGTTTCTCcgccctcctctctcctgtcttccTCCCCGTCTAGGATCGGAGGAACTTCCTGCGTGACCCCCCGGCCGGAGTTCACTTCCCCTTTGACTCCAGCCAGGCCACCCCGGTGGCCATGGCAACGCTGCGGGAGGACAGCATGTTGAGCAGCATGCGCTTCGAGCTGGTGCCTAGACAGTGAGTCCCTCACACACAGACCATTGCCTACTGTCCCACGCACACCAGTACTGTTCTTCAGAAGCCAACTCACCGCCCCTCGATCACATTCGTCTCTGATACACGCAGTCAAGCAGGTTGTAATCCTTTCCTGTACTGAGATTCGGACACCGTGCCTAGGGGGTAGTTGGTTTTCTGTTGTTTGATTTTGGCAGCAGCTACCTTGTTCAATGTCTGATTTAAATGATAATAAATACATCTCCATGATGGGTGTTGGAGAGACCAAAGACCTGCACAGTAGTAAGAAGCATGACTGCTATGAATCTTACCCTGCCTCTccctgtggctctgcagggTGAAGGAAGAGGTGTTCTGGAGAAACTACTTCTACCGTGTGTCTCTGATCAAGCAGGCAGCACATCTGTCATCCCTGACCCAGGAGCACAGGGAGACTAGGAGGCTCCCAGGCAGCCAGGCCAGCGCAGGTACAGTGGTCAGGGTCTTCACCTTGGCTGTGACTTACACAATCAGACTTGTACCACTGTTCAGAAAGCTCGTTGACAATGTAGaatgtctttctttttgttACTATTGTTAATGCTTCTAGATTTTCTTGATTGCTTTCCCCTTATCACACCTCCCTTTAATAGTAAatgttaatgtatttaaataggCTTAAGCAAGGAAACATacagatagaaaatggatgatttTTAATAATCAGTACTGAATAAGTTAGACCAGTGGCATTTAAGCTAATATTTAGTGGCAAACACCCTGCCATGTAAAAATACTGAAGCACTCTTGCTAGTTATGGAGTCTGTGGCCTCACCAAATGGATCCCACTGGATGAGTTTTTAGAAAGCATGAACTACACTAGTAAGAAAACCTTCAACCTTGAGCTGATCCACTCAGCCCATGACAGAAGTGTATTTTCTATTTCAGAACTGCCTCACCCTGTGCCCACAGCGTTTAGGGAG from Lepisosteus oculatus isolate fLepOcu1 chromosome 11, fLepOcu1.hap2, whole genome shotgun sequence includes:
- the LOC102695528 gene encoding synapse-associated protein 1-like isoform X1, which translates into the protein MFKSLPFGSWLRASGGDGQSGSGGETVPGDVSVDEQRSGGTAAGEAQKEPRAIGTYLFSAAALASRKVAETAQNLRRSVEGHPIIDRTILGDFKKEQERFLQEKQQTKLVSSIGKARLYSFTDPEAAVPPWSGCSDEETVKQQILALSLDRRNFLRDPPAGVHFPFDSSQATPVAMATLREDSMLSSMRFELVPRQVKEEVFWRNYFYRVSLIKQAAHLSSLTQEHRETRRLPGSQASAELPHPVPTAFREAGGAPEQPVSLDSLSASPPDGEFISDTFRATALSQEDVIRAREQLGMGGTVPSHTGTDSGDIPEWEQELQKELQGFDLAEEGVPLDEDWEVEIEEMLQGYE
- the LOC102695528 gene encoding synapse-associated protein 1-like isoform X2; its protein translation is MFKSLPFGSWLRASGGDGQSGSGGETVPGDVSVDEQRSGGTAAGEAQKEPRAIGTYLFSAAALASRKVAETAQNLRRSVEGHPIIDRTILGDFKKEQERFLQEKQQTKLVSSIGKARLYSFTDPEAAVPPWSGCSDEETVKQQILALSLDRRNFLRDPPAGVHFPFDSSQATPVAMATLREDSMLSSMRFELVPRQVKEEVFWRNYFYRVSLIKQAAHLSSLTQEHRETRRLPGSQASAELPHPVPTAFREAGGAPEPVSLDSLSASPPDGEFISDTFRATALSQEDVIRAREQLGMGGTVPSHTGTDSGDIPEWEQELQKELQGFDLAEEGVPLDEDWEVEIEEMLQGYE
- the LOC102695528 gene encoding synapse-associated protein 1-like isoform X3, with product MFKSLPFGSWLRASGGDGQSGSGGETVPGDVSVDEQRSGGTAAGEAQKEPRAIGTYLFSAAALASRKVAETAQNLRRSVEGHPIIDRTILGDFKKEQERFLQEKQQTKVEAAVPPWSGCSDEETVKQQILALSLDRRNFLRDPPAGVHFPFDSSQATPVAMATLREDSMLSSMRFELVPRQVKEEVFWRNYFYRVSLIKQAAHLSSLTQEHRETRRLPGSQASAELPHPVPTAFREAGGAPEQPVSLDSLSASPPDGEFISDTFRATALSQEDVIRAREQLGMGGTVPSHTGTDSGDIPEWEQELQKELQGFDLAEEGVPLDEDWEVEIEEMLQGYE